A genomic stretch from Apis cerana isolate GH-2021 linkage group LG7, AcerK_1.0, whole genome shotgun sequence includes:
- the LOC107999306 gene encoding mucin-2 codes for MTVHRRLTLAVSVCLILSTKFGTTRGERWSRQVSNSEWIPLANPRSLQAQVEQTGPSTGRLASGSAQLPQLPQLSLPPALQQQYQEQLLQLQKTQENIQKLLLLQQQLRAQQQLLQSQTFVPSGFSNAGNDEDKQLHQVRLGDSQVADLASEDLVPPLPLAESLPSVFPPQNFLPQRPNPATKQDTSLPQELANLSGQDFKNEQLLQQRPNVGNVGQIEGNQRQGAKQIKEPNQVGLVSQSEGGQDEEEEVQLVYVPAETLAQRGQPKRGHGRKQYHSLRQHKQPQQQSQGVDAIGHDQNAFARQILQQIQMEREEKAQFLKEERMKEIARLNEEQRALERKARLQQEALQREQELQRQREAEKKKKELERLEELAKQRELERIREAREKQRLEELERRRLAEVRAKEEKRRAEEANRQREAERLAALERQKELEIQRQRERESEESRVEQPENRDVQAQALPLIRNQNQQLHRQQLSETPKQGKSKTRGRQRQRPNFQDQQSYREASTTPSPNQPPLSVYMGSPSSKTTNVKVSDVLRILKDAKTIAVLDTVGPDTPQVFVGPTSLDPPPGYAKFDLPYLSSIDHNRVERRVDKLPFFVAPLSFDPPTGYSKIPFPAPHIGSVVVNTLDNTLDPTKDRDDPNPSPTPLIEPNSYLDGLDAVSDSTTPSYEPQTTITYPEQPSSTPKYEQTYSTPSVGYSSGSRFRFRQFYADGKPASVIGTSYYDEQKAATRKDKYYIDEGSRTTEIPAQSGNVGSVGRAEEVSYSTTPAFKEETMAGHQEPSDQLALINEQLAQQREKYNNGGQYGEHKVSGGQAGSLNGEIASGDVNDVRDSVGPTQYSLPAELPAISPHLPGLVNSLLDKNEAKLYTTSTTTSTTTTTTTTQRIPTTTYRPRSRQRSRLVSTRPRTTTETTPSSRTNVDRNRRPYNRSRSRFTTTTEEYHESAYEPTRSKIPETTVRYNGEHRRPTSRTHKYRNRDKISQQSEVQNKQTQQTYDTISHSDSNLPTSNGFLQQTGPDSSNLRHFDSSSNLNDYTPENYPSTTVSTTENYPSFHEVTVNHGSALISEDYSRSQSYPQPIQEHYRSTVEQVGIEKSPVNGFNYQAQSGEPLDQRLLERTKDYQLDGKVENGYEVSTTVDPTRLRTSEEQRYSSVYDASVPQTQPEYSLTGQDNLHHAENEKIQTGVIDSNPNEQPIFIPLPENKQEDYELSLSSTELPLLDITTDTPTTSTTPVIIRQRVRGRIGTRLHHEPSVQTRNKGSQDEYVRFNVVNDSSRTISGRQRTRSRPRTPSHGSQVQTDGNEYIKIHALQQQRLVATTTPPPSTTTTTVSSTEEDIDYGFIRPPNFRPVHPVDNRFQQAITYRPHFSEVPQQSLLLNEDETALESSPPHSQLLKSRQKYQPTPNRRPSTKATTVPPSTTTMETVTTTEKIPVATVLPDDMIYTVKSKSRPDEAKEIRVRGRIRRPGRKRVTTTSTTESVLEAHNELPLDENYPPIRPQAVTTEHQQTVYNDNYNNNGGFSDGARNPTGQQFYETSSENYPPEFILNFGNDPSQPVQRDEYDQAQLGSDAARKYGQASRPSTSAVDNRRTTADIYGAESQWSTKLTRTSFQPSFSINQVSSGEASKVSQAWSNDGSSKNVDLPEIITAPPEPSSVTLIVSSDDKRVEEEEKKEEEEEDESTLMGTTMFGMKTQDHTERTNSTASIDAAAMEEKRSGVDAETMENSTKQLMTSMDLERVGWKRENSTGVKKISRRRKVRVRVRPAADDFVTAESQHFNSALNGLFRDQHKYDRQSKPFASPQKSIARPFITDILKNDEPTEAAWTVHPTTTTTTTPIEHAEETTEIQIATIPTASKPEETTRFDDLFVKVAKKPQDAGKMKEEKKERKKEVEGETETWEWSKKWNQKTVENAVNFVAGKYRGKEMDGNDTLNELSRELGEKLAANQKEAKRKNDIMESASESGEEGRELLRNENFNHPKNHRVKWSEVRYPSAFEQSKASNWKHDSGKTKSGTPSIPGLVTRNEGDTSVNALSDYVQAIFDTMKSAEEGTNTATNTESTDEITTTVLPPSNTLHLPDRVDRSNGEKLAMKDDDEATTRAIFEEVDGNEATEPTANADATTTISGRIDAISNDAATSSSAENNSTTVPPLSASLNPALSSNSTESILGKVLRTSTTTKVSHMTEICYRGRCVMTRPSRDDRFR; via the exons ACGGTGCACAGGCGTCTTACACTGGCGGTATCGGTCTGTTTGATCCTATCGACGAAATTTGGCACAACTCGAGGCGAAAGATGGTCGCGACAGGTCTCGAACAGCGAATGGATACCATTGGCGAATCCTAGGTCGCTGCAAGCTCAAGTCGAGCAAACAGGCCCGTCTACTGGACGCTTGGCGAGCGGGAGCGCGCAGCTGCCTCAACTCCCGCAACTCTCTCTACCGCCAGCCCTTCAACAACAGTACCAAGAACAATTGTTGCAACTGCAGAAGACTCAGGAAAATATACAGAAGCTGTTGCTACTGCAACAACAGCTTAGAGCTCAACAGCAACTTCTTcag TCTCAAACGTTCGTACCAAGCGGATTCAGCAATGCAGGCAACGACGAGGACAAGCAACTGCATCAAGTCAGATTGGGAGACTCGCAGGTGGCGGATCTTGCTTCCGAAGATCTGGTGCCACCCCTCCCCTTAGCCGAATCGTTGCCGTCGGTTTTTCCGCCGCAGAACTTTCTCCCTCAACGACCCAACCCAGCCACGAAACAGGACACGAGTTTACCTCAGGAATTGGCTAATTTGTCCGGGCAGGATTTCAAGAACGAGCAGTTGTTGCAACAGAGGCCCAACGTGGGAAATGTTGGACAGATCGAGGGGAATCAAAGGCAAGGCGCGAAACAGATAAAGGAGCCAAACCAAGTCGGCTTGGTGTCCCAAAGCGAGGGTGGTCAagacgaggaggaagag GTGCAATTAGTTTACGTGCCGGCGGAAACTTTGGCGCAACGAGGCCAGCCTAAGAGAGGGCATGGAAGGAAGCAGTATCATTCTCTGCGTCAGCACAAGCAACCCCAGCAACAGAGCCAAGGCGTGGACGCGATCGGGCACGACCAGAACGCGTTTGCCCGTCAAATATTGCAACAGATCCAGATGGAGCGGGAGGAGAAGGCCCAATTTTTGAAAGAGGAACGGATGAAGGAGATCGCGAGATTAAACGAGGAGCAAAGGGCGCTGGAGCGAAAGGCGCGGCTTCAGCAGGAGGCACTGCAAAGGGAGCAAGAGTTGCAGAGGCAACGGGAagcggagaagaagaagaaagagctGGAGAGGTTGGAAGAGCTGGCCAAGCAACGGGAGTTGGAGAGGATCCGAGAGGCGAGGGAGAAGCAACGCTTGGAAGAGCTGGAGAGAAGGAGATTGGCGGAGGTCCGggcgaaagaagagaaaaggcgAGCCGAGGAAGCGAATAGGCAGAGGGAAGCCGAAAGATTGGCCGCTTTGGAGAGGCAGAAGGAACTGGAGATCCAACGGCAACGAGAGCGCGAGAGCGAGGAGAGCAGAGTGGAGCAGCCGGAGAATCGAGACGTCCAAGCTCAAGCTCTTCCTTTAATCAGAAATCAAAACCAGCAATTGCATCGTCAACAATTGTCGGAAACGCCTAAACAGGGTAAAAGCAAGACAAGAGGGAGGCAAAGGCAGAGGCCTAATTTCCAGGATCAGCAGAGTTATAGAGAAGCCAGCACGACTCCTTCCCCTAACCAACCCCCTCTCTCGGTGTACATGGGAAGTCCCAGCTCGAAGACAACCAACGTCAAAGTTTCTGACGTGTTGAGGATACTGAAGGACGCGAAGACGATAGCTGTTCTGGACACGGTTGGCCCGGATACACCTCAAGTATTCGTGGGCCCAACCAGTTTAGATCCCCCGCCGGGTTACGCCAAGTTCGATCTTCCCTACCTGTCGTCCATCGATCACAATCGCGTGGAGAGGAGGGTCGATAAGTTGCCTTTCTTCGTGGCGCCGCTCAGCTTCGATCCTCCTACAGGATATTCCAAAATCCCTTTCCCGGCGCCACATATAGGATCGGTGGTGGTGAACACGTTGGATAACACCTTGGATCCCACGAAAGACAGAGACGATCCCAATCCCAGCCCGACCCCTCTTATAGAGCCTAATTCCTATTTGGACGGTTTGGACGCTGTCTCCGACTCCACTACTCCTTCGTACGAGCCTCAGACGACCATAACTTATCCCGAACAACCGTCCAGCACTCCCAAATACGAGCAAACGTATTCGACGCCATCCGTCGGATATTCGTCCGGGTCCAGATTCAGGTTCAGACAATTTTACGCCGACGGTAAACCCGCTTCCGTAATCGGTACTTCCTACTACGACGAGCAGAAAGCCGCGACGAGGAAGGACAAGTATTATATCGACGAAGGTTCGAGAACCACGGAGATTCCCGCGCAAAGTGGCAACGTTGGATCGGTGGGTCGCGCGGAAGAAGTTTCGTATTCCACGACGCCCGCTTTCAAAGAGGAAACTATGGCCGGCCACCAAGAGCCGTCGGATCAACTGGCGTTAATTAACGAACAGTTGGCCCAGCAGAGGGAGAAATACAACAATGGTGGACAGTACGGCGAGCACAAGGTCTCTGGTGGCCAGGCTGGTAGTTTGAACGGTGAAATCGCTAGCGGTGACGTTAACGACGTTAGAGATTCCGTTGGACCAACGCAGTATAGCTTGCCAGCCGAGCTGCCGGCGATCTCTCCGCACCTCCCTGGCCTGGTCAACTCACTGTTAGATAAGAACGAGGCGAAACTCTACACCACGAGCACTACCACCAGCACAACTACGACCACCACTACCACTCAACGTATACCCACGACCACTTATAGGCCTCGCAGTAGACAGAG AAGCAGACTAGTTTCCACGAGGCCAAGAACGACGACCGAGACGACTCCATCGAGCAGAACTAATGTGGACAGGAATCGAAGACCGTACAACAGATCCAGATCCAGATTCACGACCACCACGGAGGAGTATCACGAATCCGCTTACGAGCCAACTAGATCCAAAATTCCAGAGACTACGGTGAGATATAACGGGGAGCATAGGAGGCCGACGAGCAGGACGCACAAATACAGGAATCGAGATAAGATTAGCCAGCAATCCGAG GTTCAGAACAAACAGACGCAGCAAACGTACGACACCATCTCCCACAGCGATTCGAATCTCCCGACATCGAATGGTTTCCTTCAGCAGACGGGGCCAGACTCGAGTAATCTTCGTCACTTCGATTCATCGTCGAATCTGAACGACTACACCCCGGAGAATTATCCGTCCACCACTGTCAGCACCACCGAGAATTATCCATCTTTCCACGAGGTCACGGTGAATCACGGTTCCGCTCTAATTTCGGAAGATTATTCAAGAAGTCAAAGTTATCCCCAACCGATTCAAGAGCATTACCGATCTACCGTGGAACAGGTTGGCATCGAAAAGAGTCCAGTGAATGGATTCAACTATCAAGCTCAAAGCGGAGAACCGTTGGATCAAAGATTACTCGAGAGAACGAAGGATTATCAGTTGGACGGGAAAGTAGAGAACGGCTATGAGGTGTCCACCACCGTTGATCCAACAAGGTTGAGAACATCGGAAGAGCAACGTTACTCGTCCGTCTACGACGCGAGCGTGCCGCAGACGCAGCCAGAATACAGTTTAACTGGACAAGATAATCTGCATCACGCGGAGAACGAGAAGATTCAAACCGGTGTTATCGATAGTAATCCTAACGAGCAGCCGATATTTATCCCGTTGCCGGAGAATAAGCAAGAGGATTACGAGTTATCGCTCTCCTCCACGGAACTTCCATTGCTAGAC ATAACAACCGACACACCGACGACTAGCACGACTCCTGTGATAATTCGACAACGAGTACGAGGACGCATAGGCACCCGTTTGCATCACGAGCCCTCGGTTCAGACTCGCAACAAAGGTTCGCAGGACGAGTATGTTCGTTTCAACGTGGTAAACGATTCCTCTCGAACGATATCGGGCAGACAGAGAACTAGATCGAGACCTCGTACACCGAGTCACGGATCACAGGTTCAGACCGATGGTAACGAGTACATTAAGATCCACGCGTTGCAACAGCAAAGGTTAGTCGCCACAACGACACCACCGCCATCTACCACGACCACTACGGTCAGCTCAACGGAAGAGGACATCGATTACGGATTTATAAGACCACCGAATTTCCGACCTGTACATCCAGTGGACAATAGATTCCAGCAAGCGATCACGTATCGACCTCATTTTTCAGAG GTGCCTCAGCAGTCACTGCTACTAAACGAGGACGAAACCGCATTGGAATCGAGTCCCCCGCACTCACAGCTGTTGAAAAGTCGTCAAAAGTATCAGCCAACTCCCAATCGTCGTCCATCGACAAAAGCGACAACCGTGCCGCCATCTACAACGACTATGGAAACTGTCACTACTACGGAAAAAATACCTGTTGCCACGGTGCTTCCAGACGACATGATATACACGGTGAAATCGAAGTCTCGGCCGGACGAGGCGAAAGAGATCAGAGTGAGAGGTAGAATTCGTCGACCCGGTAGAAAACGCGTAACCACTACAAGCACAACCGAATCCGTGTTGGAGGCGCATAACGAGCTGCCATTGGACGAAAATTATCCGCCGATACGACCACAAGCCGTAACCACAGAGCATCAACAGACAGTGTACAACgataattacaataacaaCGGAGGATTCTCCGACGGTGCGCGTAATCCAACTGGACAACAATTCTACGAGACCTCTAGCGAGAAC TACCCGCCAGAATTCATCCTGAACTTCGGTAACGACCCGTCCCAACCAGTTCAACGCGACGAGTACGATCAGGCGCAGTTGGGCAGCGACGCGGCGAGGAAGTACGGTCAAGCTTCAAGGCCAAGCACGTCGGCCGTCGACAATCGCCGGACAACGGCGGACATCTACGGGGCAGAGAGCCAGTGGTCCACGAAACTGACGAGGACCTCGTTCCAGCCGAGTTTCTCGATCAATCAGGTGAGCTCGGGGGAGGCCTCGAAGGTTAGCCAAGCTTGGTCCAACGACGGCTCGTCGAAAAACGTCGATCTGCCGGAGATAATCACAGCTCCGCCGGAACCGTCGTCCGTCACGTTGATCGTCTCCTCGGACGACAAgagggtggaggaggaggagaagaaggaggaggaggaggaggacgagtCGACGTTGATGGGCACCACGATGTTCGGTATGAAAACGCAGGATCACACGGAGAGGACGAACTCGACGGCGAGCATCGATGCAGCGGcgatggaagaaaaaagaagcggGGTTGACGCCGAGACAATGGAGAATTCTACGAAGCAATTGATGACGAGCATGGATTTGGAGAGGGTTGGATGGAAGAGGGAGAATTCTACCGGCGTGAAGAAG ATTTCACGGAGGAGGAAAGTGCGCGTTCGAGTGAGGCCGGCCGCCGACGATTTTGTCACAGCCGAGTCCCAACACTTCAACTCCGCCCTCAACGGCTTGTTCCGTGATCAGCACAAGTATGATCGCCAATCGAAACCTTTCGCCTCGCCACAGAAATCCATCGCACGTCCTTTCATAACCGACATTCTGAAGAACGACGAGCCCACCGAGGCGGCGTGGACCGTGCATCCGACCACCACTACCACGACTACCCCTATCGAACACGCCGAAGAAACGACAGAGATTCAGATCGCCACGATTCCAACCGCTTCGAAACCCGAAGAGACAACGCGTTTCGATGATTTATTCGTGAAAGTGGCGAAAAAGCCGCAAGATGCGGGGAAGatgaaggaggagaagaaggagaggaagaaagaggtcGAGGGAGAAACGGAGACGTGGGAATGGTCGAAGAAATGGAACCAGAAGACCGTCGAAAACGCTGTTAATTTCGTGGCTGGGAAATATAGAGGCAAAGAGATGGATGGAAACGATACATTGAACGAATTGTCTCGAGAATTGGGGGAGAAATTGGCTGCTAATCAAAAAGAAgcgaaaagaaagaacgatATAATGGAGTCCGCGAGTGAGAGCGGGGAGGAGGGGCGAGAGTTGTTGAGAAACGAGAATTTCAATCATCCGAAGAATCATAGAGTTAAATGGAGCGAGGTAAGGTATCCGTCCGCGTTCGAGCAGTCGAAAGCTTCCAATTGGAAGCACGATTCTGGGAAGACAAAATCCGGAACACCGTCTATCCCAGGACTGGTGACGAGGAACGAGGGGGACACCAGCGTGAACGCGCTCTCCGACTACGTCCAAGCGATCTTCGATACGATGAAGAGCGCCGAGGAGGGGACGAACACGGCCACGAACACGGAGAGCACGGACGAAATCACCACCACCGTCCTTCCTCCTTCGAACACCTTGCACCTCCCGGACCGCGTCGACCGATCAAACGGGGAGAAACTGGCGATGAAGGACGATGACGAGGCGACCACTCGGGCGATCTTTGAAGAGGTTGATGGAAACGAGGCGACCGAGCCCACCGCGAATGCCGACGCAACGACCACGATATCGGGACGAATCGACGCGATCTCGAACGACGCAGCGACGAGTTCGTCGGCCGAGAATAATTCGACCACGGTTCCTCCTTTGTCCGCGTCTTTGAACCCCGCTTTGTCGAGCAATTCGACGGAATCGATATTGGGCAAGGTTCTACGTACCTCGACGACCACCAAGGTCTCCCATATGACGGAGATTTGCTACAGGGGCCGGTGCGTGATGACAAGGCCAAGTCGAGATGATCGATTCAGATGA